The genomic region GGCAGCATGatcagagaaagagggagaaaaagcTCCATCAGCAAGACCGTCGCCACCAAAGACAGAAGATCACCTaaaagcgcagcagcactgatGATGGGACACGGCCGCACATGAGCTAAACATGAGAGCGCAATGAAACACACAACGCAGAGGAGAAataaaaaagagagacgcaacAGGTTACCCAATGTACATACACGTGAGACTAccagcacccacgcacaaGTAGTCCTCCAAGCTGGGTGAGTGGCTTGCCTACATCAAGTACTCGATGGACTCCGTGGCGGCCAACTGCTGCACCGACTCGATGTGCACCCCCGCACCATTCCTGGGCAGCAGGGACTGGCCAGCGCTGGAGAGGTAAGTCGCCCCCAATGCAGTGGGTCCATGGCGCGCGCGGAATGGCGCTGTCGGTGACGCTTGAGCCGGTGAAGTGGGATATCAGCGATATCCGCACGCCTCAAGCCAGCCtcagcgacgcagcaccgTCCCTGCCCACAGCATCCAAAGTGTCGAGCCACGCACGCCACGACAACGCATACTGCCGCGCGTACAGAACCCGCGCTGCCTCCTGCACATCCTGGCGTGCCTGCAGGCAGCGACGAGTATGGTGCTGCATCCACCACctcagctgctccgcctctgcGGTAGTGTGCCGCTCCGCTgacgcggtgcagcgctgcgccactAGGAGTCGCTCTGCTGATGAAGCGCAATGGTCCTCGCCAttcagcttctcctccacaATGGTTGAGGCAAGCGCGACGAGGGCGAGACTGGATTCGTAggccgccaccacccgcagcacagccgccgTCGGCACCACTTCCATCAGCCGCTGCACATCGCACTCGCGCAGGTGGCAATCGTGGGCACCAATCGCCACAAGCAGGGGCACCGTGTAGGGCGAGGTCGACAGCGTCGGACAGTGCTCCAGTAGCGCATGCGCCGTTTCAGCATACCCGTTGGCGATGGCGTAGTAGAGCGCAGTGCAGTCGGCGTCATCCATATACTCCACCTCGGCACcggcctccagcagctgcaacacCAACTCCACCGGATCACCGTGCGGATTGTTGACGGCGCAGAGCAACGGCGTCCAGCAGAAGCTCGCGCAAACCAGCGGGTCCACTAAGGCGACATTAACcactgtgccgccgccgcggtgcagcagcgtgcggaCGTAGCGAGCATTGTTGCGGTAGCAGGCGCGATGCAAGGCGGAGGCATGGCCCTCGTCCAGTTTCCCGGGGCTAGTGGGAGTGGCGGGCAGCAAAGAGGTCGCCGCCTCGGagtctcttctctcgctccacAGAGACAGTGGAGGTGCTTTAGATGCCAACGTcggccgcagcagtgcggcaCACGAGGCACTTAACGGCTGCCCACAGGGCCGCTGAAAAATCTCCGAAAAGGCGGCGCATGCGTCCGCGACCGAGTCGAACTCTTCGTGTGCCAGCCCCTTCATTATCCACATACCAGTGGCACGGGACAGGGTGTAGGACACGGTGGCCAAGCCCCTGCGGGACGCGCCCGCTGCCTGGGTCGGTGATGTCATGGTGCTGGCGACACCGTCTCTGTCCCTCGCCGTTGCATAGGGGGAGCGGGAAACGGCGCACGCGGCCGTCCACAGGTGCCCACGATGCCTACGAGCTGGACGTAGCACGGCAACGCGCAGTTCGCCGATCACATCGGAGAGACCCACAACGTAGTCGCCAACCAGAGCGTCCGACCGAGTGGCTAAGGAGAATGCCAGGTAAGCAAACGGCTCTGACAAGTTCACCGCACCGAGCTCCAGCTCGTGACGCAGGTTCAGCTCCAGCAGTTGCAGTGGGCCCCACACACTCAATAGCCATTGCAGTGAGTAAAGTGAGATGACCCCGCAGTCCTTAAAGTTCAGCACCGACATGACGGCCTCGTGCGTCCACGGCGGGAACAGCGgcaggagagaaaggaacTCCTCTACCGTGCATgcggcgcggtggcggcccaCATGGGCGTCCCACGCGGCCCGCAGCACGTGCTCCTCCAGGTACGTGTGAGCATCGAAGCACACAGGCGCCTGGTCAGTCGCCCTCACGTACCACCGAATGTGCGCAAAGTGCGCCTCCAGGTCCGCGTTCACGCTCGCAATGGCGTCAGAAACGTGAGCGGGAAAAGAGTGCTGCTCACCTAGTGGGGTAAGCTCCTGCTCATCAACGGCGGTGGTACCTGCAGTCGCGGTGTTGGTGGTCACCCAGTGCGCCTCTGGTAGAGATGCAGCAGCCATGGGAAATTCCTGCGCAGACGACTGCCGTGTTGAGGCAAGGAAAGAGGCTAACACGATATCACTGGCCGCCACATTCGCCGGGCGACTATGTCCTGCACTGCCCGAGCGCGCGGCTTTGCTACTCACCACTTCGAGCGCGCCATAACCCGGGTTGGAGGTGCCACGCTGAGCCTCCCATGCCTCGTACTCGCGCAAGGCCCGCTCGCCTCGCTCGAGAATCCTGTAGAGGAAGCGCGTTAGGAGGTCTAGAAGGACACCCTGTCGCGGCGACTCGCCACGCCCGAGCGCCAGTCGGTCGCTAAGATCGAGTAAGTACGTGTGAATCTCCCGCAACGCGGGAAACAACACTAGCAGGGTGAGGCCGAGATCAGCGCAGAGGGTATCCATGCGGActgccagcaccagcacatCTGCAATGGGTGTCCCTGATGCGATGACGCCGTTCGTGACGCTGCGGAGATGCTGGCGACACTCCGCGTATGCCGCACGGAACAGCTTAAACTCCCGAGTGCTTAGCGGCTTCGCGTCGTTCAACTCCGTGGTGATATGCCACAGTGCGCTCACTGGCGGGCCAGCGCGCCCCGGTGCGGGGACAAGGTCAGGGAACTGATGGGCATCGGCATCGGAGACGGCACGAGCCATGCCGCGCAGTTCAGGCGGAATGCTGCACCGTTGTAATTTGCCCATCGCAGtgacaagagagaaagggagggagaaatgCGACTCAAAGCGCGAACTTCTCCTTGTGGGTTTATGCGTTCTGGCGACGGGCTGAAGAGggcacccacacagacgAGCTTGCGAAGCACGGATGGGTAGATCCCGACAGGAAGGGTTGCGGGTGGAGGAAAACAAGAAGACACCGATGAGAAGGcagggcagagagaggaaacgGGGGGACCAGCAATGACTAGACACGAGAGACAGTCAAGCTGGAGAAGGctcagagagaagaaagtgCGTGCAGCCAGCACAGACGCTACAAGGCGGTACACCACTGCTCCCTGTCCTCTCCAGACGAGCACCTCAGCAAACGAGAAGAGTAAGCCGCGTCGAGAGATGGCGAGCTGTGAGTCCAGTGGGCAGGAGGTAAGGGTGGGACGTACGACTTCCAAAGCCCTCGCCGTGAGCACAAAACACTATCCCATACCAgacccctccccaccccgtacacacacacacacacacacacatacacacgcgtAAGCAGTGCATGTCTCTTTTGTTCGTTGTCCAAGATGCGCTGCTCCCGTGTGATTCGCCACGCATCGCTACCAACATGCGCACCACTGatgcagcaccacagcacacCGCGCCGAAAAAGAACGAAAGAGGGAACATGCAACGCTTCGCTTGGATGGTGGTGTGCACCCTTCCGTTGAAGAGAAATAAACAGCGCAGCCAACTACGCgttggctgcgctgtcgctgtccctggcacctccgcccctcctcctccccgcctcTTATGCCGTCTCCTGCAGCCTTGAGCGACTCTGGGAAAGTTGGCAGCAAAGGGAAATAggtgcagaggaagagagacaaggGCGGACTGcacatatacatacacacacgtgcaagGCAGTCGGGGAGACAGAGACACGTGCTGTGCTTCTGGTGCCTGCGAGTGGGTGCGGGGAGTACCGCACGTTCCTCCCTTCGTTTGCCGCCTCTGTTCGCGAGTTCTTTACATCCATAGTCGTCTCGtgggcgaaaaaaaaaaaggcgaagCGAGAGAACGACAGTAGAAGCGCGGGAAAACAGGGGAAGCGCACACGCCCCTGCCGGTCGACAGCCACCATCACTGCTTCACCGCCCTCTAGTGGGGCGCAGGCTTACTACTCATCCTCCACGAGCGATCACGACGGCTCTGCCGCCCACACAGCTCAGAAGTGATGGAAGAAGCAACGGGAGTGCGCCGGTGATGCTGCTTCCGCAGCTCAGCGACAGTCATATCTTCTTCCGGAAGACGCCGTTGCACGAGGCACATCGGAGGAAGCGGCGCAAGCTGAATCCAATCCCACCGTGGGCCAACGGTGTGCTTTGCCTGTTTGTCGCTCGGGGGCTTGCGGCGCTTagaggatgacgaggagaCTGCAGTTAGCTGCTCAATTGCACACGGCGCCACCCCCTCGCTCGACGAAGTCGTGGCAGACCGAATCGCGCGACGCACAGCGTCAGCCTCACGTCgatcggcgctgctgcacggtCCCGCCTCGCCGACCACAACGATGCGATAGCCCATTTCGTGCCAGTGTGCTTTGTTCGCCTCCGTAACTATCGTGGGCCGCATCCAAGCTCCCTTGTCATCGCCGTCCTCATCCGCGTCTGCATTCATCGATGCCTCGGCGAGAATGGTAGAGACAGCGCACGCGGACGTTGGTGGTGGGGATTCGTGtttcctccttccttttccgctgtccaccgccaccgcccgtGACAACGCTGAAGGAGACGGGTTCGGGCTGTAGCTGTGACCCGCTGCCTCTTCCTTGCGTACAACTCTCCCATCAGGGTCGAGTTGGGTCAGGAAGACGATGGTGTCCTGCTCTGCAGGCGCGCCAAGAGAACGATCTGTGAGGGCCCTCACCGTCGCAGCTGAAGCAGGACCTGCTTCTTTGATCGCCAGTGCATTGGGTGCGCGGCACATCTGCGACTCCACCGCCGACTGCGGTACGAGGGGTACCAAGCCCGGTTGACGGACCCCACGCCTGCTCACCACGCCatccggcagcagcgccgccggaACGTACTGCGTCATACCCTGCCCCACCAGACGCTCGGCGGGCGGATCGGCGGCAAGGTGCTGCATCGCATGCCATCGCCGCTTCAGCGCATTGTGAAAAGCCTCATCGATTGCGTCGCACCTACGCTGCAATCGACAGCGCCGTCCCTCGATGATGGTGACCTGTCGCTCGCGAACACGCTGGTCCGCAATCTCACGCGCCTCCTGCTCTTTATCTCGTTGTGCGGCAGTGGTGTAGGAAGGACCTCCAGTCATGGCGGCGAGCGGGgaagaggcagcagctggccCATGCTGTCTCGTCTCTAGGGAAGCTAAAAGGTCTTGGACGTAGCTGATGTCACTGGGTAGTCGGTGCCAGTCCTCGTCATACTCGACTGTCTTCACAGACATCTCCTGATCACTTGAGGtagccgccgcctccgcagctgcCGAAGTCGAAAAATGTGGGGCCATCGTGGTGCCAGAAGCGGATCGAAGGGCCAGCAACTGCGGAGATGATGCTGACGTTGTGGGCATAGCTCACAGTCTACCGTCTCACAGTGAAAAGCGAAAGCAACGTCGCTTTTTCGatgcgtgtgggtggcgcGTGCCTGCTGAGTGTGTGGGGGAAGGAGTGGATTCACCGGCCCCCTTAAGCCTTGACCACCTCTGTGAGAACCACACTGCGTCCTGCGGCACAGCCTACTTGCTGATCAGAAAGTGGGGAAGATGTGGAAGACAACAGCCTGAAACAGGCAGAGACACAGCagtgggggaagaggaggatggcGGCCAGAGGCAAAAACACTCGACGAAAGAGGGAgtaaaggagagaaaagagagcgggAAGATAGCAGAGTGCGTCATGGTGTCGAGCTCCTCCATACTCTGAAGGTGATGAAGagcacacaagagagagaaacagagggcCGCtcgagagaggcagagacgaCTCCGCATTGCTGCGAAATACTCTAGTCCATGATCGacctcacagcagcagcagcaccgttgcAACATAAAAGACGTCCTCACAGACAAccgcagacgcgcacacacatatgaGCGCACCGCCTTCACCCATCGACAGAGCTGCACAACATGTTCTGTTGGCTTCTTGCGCACccaccttctcttcaccctcGTCTCCATCCACCAATTCGTGGAATGGAGGAGGCAGGCGGGAATCCGACgggagaaagggaggtggGCAGTGGGCAGTGGTGTTGTTGTGCCCAGTGAAGGTGCTTTTGGCTGAAGCGTGAATACCGTTTGATGACCCCCCGCACCCTCACTGGAGGGTACGCATGCACTCACACAGAGACTCGATGGCACGTCAAGGGAGATGTGCTGCTTGGCACGGCTCTCATGCACACACAGAATGGTCCCACTCACGTTAGCAGCcgcaacgacagcagcatGAGCAGGCAGCGGTCTACTCAGCCACGATCACAGAGTCGCTGTCTCGCGTATTTCGTCCACGCAACACAGCGCCTCGGGCAAAACTAATGCAGCGACTTTCGTGATCGGCCGCCGCAGAGATGCACTGATGGCTGCGGTCCAGGCAGCCACGACGCACACGGCGCTCACGCAGTGGAGAGGACGGCGCACCTTCGCCAATGAGCACAGTGCCGAAGGTCTGCGGCGcatcggcgctgctgaaggtgACCTTCCATGACTCAGTGCTGAGCAGAGGGTACCGCCCAAGCTCCTCAGAGGAGGGCCGGGGGGTGTCTCTGCCCAAGTCGCTGCCGCGCAGGGTGCAAGTTGCTCGTCCGTGCTGAAACGCCGCCTCGACGAGGGCCGAGGCTTCGGCCGAAAACCGGGCCCAATAGAGCCCGTCGTGGTGCGCCACCCCAACACCCGCCCCCACTTCCATTTCCGAggacgctgcagcggagaCGGTGAGGTGCGTCTGATACCACCACTGAGGTGGCCCGACACAGCACAGCCTCCCTCCCACGCGCACAAACTCGTGTAGAACGCGGTCGCAGTGCAAGATGCGGTAGGCAAAACCCTGATCGCGCAGCCAGCTCTGTCGCTTGTAGCTTGTGCTGACGTCCGCCGTATCCTGCGAGACGAGGGTGTAGAAGTAGGCGCACGTGTTGTCGAGAGACGGCGGCTTGGGACGCAGAATGCGGCCAAGGCGTTGCGCCTCCTGTCGGCGCGACGCCCCGAGGCCAGAGACCTGAATCACGACAGAGGCACAGGGCAGGTCCAGCGCGACATCACCGACACGCGTCAAGATGATGGCATTCACGTCGTTCGAGTGCTGAAAGTATTGTAGCAGATTTGcccgctccgcctcgctcGTCCGCTGATCCATGAAAGGCAGGTGGAGGTGATGCgcgaagaagcgcacgtCGGCGAGGTAGTCGCAAAAGATGATCGCCTTGTCTGGCggagagcgctgctgatgaaAGGCGAGAAGCGCTTGCGTGCACCACAGTTTGTACGGGTTGCAGGAGGCGAGGCGCAGAGAGCGCGAGGGGAGATAACCACAGAGGTCATgtcctctgcccctccctctgtaGGCACCGCCATTCTCTTCATCGTGGTCCTCGTCCTCCCTagcatcctcgtcgtcctgAAAGACACTCTCACGGCGACGCTTTCCATTCccggcgcggctgccgctgtggctacggtgtgcatgtgtgcccAGAAGGGTACGAGTGCGCTGGATATCGCGGTACTCTTGCAGGAATAGGGGCGGCATCGGACACTGCACTTCGGCGCACTCGACGTTCGCCAGGAAGCCGGCGCGAGTCAGGTCGAGCCAGTTAGCCTCATACAGCTTCGGCCCCACAAGGTGACGTAGGTCGCCGATTTTGTCGtcctcgcgcagcagtgTCGCGCTGAGCCCCAGCACGCACTTGTACTTGATGGTGTTCAGCACATCCTGGAAGTGGTGTGCAAGAGCGGTGTGCAcctcgtccagcagcagcagacccCACGGCTGCGCAGCCATGGCCTGCAGGATCGCTCGCGactcctccgcagcagccccGTCGGCGTTGCCTCGCTTTGCAATCACCATGCTGTAGGTGGTGATGAAGACCTTGCCTGGTCGCTGCTTCACCTTCGCGGTGCACACCGTCACCTCGTCCTCGGTCAGGTCCGTCCAGCGCAGAAACTCGCGCTTCCACTGGAAGACAGACATGTTGTTGATGCACATCACAATCGTGGTGGTTTgcatggtggcggcggcgccaatGCCAGTGAGCGTCTTGCCAGCCCCACATGGAAGGACGATGACACCTTGGTGCGCCCTCTGCCCTCGACGGAACCTCTCGAGGGACGCCACCTGGTAGGGTCGCAGACGAACATGGCGTGCGAGGGTCAGGTTCGGCACATACAGGGTGCGGTCTTGCACGTAGTCGTAGTAGCAGTCAGCGCGGATGCCAAACTTTGAAAAGAGgcgctccttcacctcccGTAGCTTTCCGTCACGCACCTGACACTTATACACAAAGCGGCTGGCAGTTGACGCCGTTGTCGTCCTCTCAGATACGGTGCCGACATGCGGAAACTCATACAGCAAGCGCAGCACGGCAGGTCGTCCGGCGTCTCGCGTCAGTCGCTCAGCGTCCTTGATGTCGCTTGTGTTCATCAGCGGGCTCCGATCGACGTCGGATAAGATCCAGCGCTCAACGCCGCAGATGACAACCGGTTTCAGGAACTCCTTCAGGGCCGGTAGTACGAGCTCCAAGTGCACCCGCTGACGCGACTGAACAAAGTAGAAGAGCTGCTGATCGTCTCGATCGGCAGGAGTACCGGTGGCAGCACCGTTTCGGCCCTTGGGTGCGGCAGCCCTGCACGTGGCGGAGGTCGAGGCAAAGAAGGCACCGCGACTCGCCTCAAACTGATGAAAGCGCCGCAGGCCCGGCTGCAGAACGATCTGCACGCGAGAagccttctcctcctccttcagcatcTGCGCCAGCAACTCTGGAAGCGGCCGCTGGACGTCAGCAGGCCGCACAACAGCAAGGGAGATGAGCGGCCGTGCTGCGCTTGGCGCCGCTTGTTTAAGCTGAGAGTCAGCGGTAGGCGAGCGCAGCATAACGGCAGTAGATGCCGGTGCTGGTGATGAGGGACGGAAAAGCTGCAAGACGCGGGTAGCCGGGCTCCTGGGCCTGGGGAAAGGCGCCGCGGTGCGAGGCAAGACCGGTTCCAACGCGGAGGCGCCCTCACCACCTGCGGACAAAagctcgccctcctcctcttccacctttTCCGACTTGATACGCGTCTTTAAGGTGTCGTTCCGCAtgtggggggagaagagagtaGAAGATGCAGCGTCATCGGCGCTTGGGCGATTCAGCGAGGCCAGAAGGGTGCCTGTCAGGTCAACGTCGTAGAGGCAGCGCGGCAGTGGTGTGTGAACAGCAAACAACGAAGACGCAGCCTTAGTCGCCACCGCGGCCTGAGAAGCCCACAAGCCATCTACCTCAGCGCTCTCATTCGACTCGTCCAGCTCGGACGCCAGCCTCTCCAGTGCTGCGCATCGCTCAAGGTCAACGGGCAGCTCCTGGGCCGTGTTCAGTCGGAAGTGTCGGAGAATAACCTCAATCATAGCGAGCGAGTACGTGCCCTCGGCAGTGGCTGCGGACAAGGAGGAGCTGTCCATGCGGTATTGCTCCATGTGCTGGGTTCTGCTGACTGGCTCGCAGCAGGAAATGAGGAAGTCAATCACGTGGGCATAAGCGGGgtgcgccttctccacaAAGATGTTGCCCGAGTCACCGATGTTCATTGTTGCCGTGGGAGAGGCTCTGGTCTGACTGGGCGTGGCTCCGGGTAGAAACCAGGCGGGTGAGCGCCGCACGCTGCGCGGTCAAGCTCTGCCtggccctctcccctttttacGCTTTCGCTCTAGGCTTGACGCGAGAGCAGCAAAAATGACGGCCAGAGACGCGCTGACGTGCAGACGGTGCAGCGGGGGGCCCGCAGACTCGCGCGCCTCTACTCGCTGTCTCGcacaagggggggggcgtaaGCGCAAAGACTCAGATGAAGTCCACGTCCACGCACGTCAATGTGGGCTCAGCACGGAAGGAGAGAGTGGCAGCAATGTGTTGCCAGTCCCCCTCCCTAATGGAGTATTTGATAAGGGACACAGGAGCAGACACCCACgtgggcgagagagaggcgggtgcgcgaagcgaaggaaaagagcggaGCAGTAATGGGTGAAGAGGGGGTAGAAGTAAAAGAAGGCCGCCCGACCAGAGCAGTCAAGAGTGCTAACACATGCATAGGGATGTGCGTGTACGCAGATGTTGAGAAGGGACCTTCATGCGAGgactgcgctgtggcagcatGGCGATCAagcaagcacagagagaggggggccttagagagggaggaggaagtgtAGATGTGCGCAACGATAGCCAAAGGCGGATGGAGTTGTCcccctcactcactcactcatctcctcctcctcctcctcctctgcacaCCGCGCCCACGACCGCGTGGgaagtggagaaggcgaggcgcCACAGAGGCCACACCCTTAATGGGTGCGTCCTCTTGTCGTATGCGCTCCCTCCAGCCTTTTGGGGGGTCTCCTCATTATTTGTCGCCGCATCGCTCGTCTCACTTTGCCCGCGCATTCACGCGCTTGGCCAGCCCACGCGTGCGCACTACGAGTGACCCCACAATCACTGCCACACAAGCGACAACGAAAGAgacgaagagaaagacacgCGCTTCACGCTGCCCCGCCCTTGCCACGCTTCAGCACATCGCCCAGTGTGGGGAAACGCTTCGAGCAGTTGTGCTCGCATGGCCCGCTGTGGCACACGAGCTCGCAGAACTTGCCACAGCAAGGTAGGTTCCTGCCGCACTTTCGTCCGCACGAGACCTCCGTCTTGTAGCATGGCAGGTGGAACGGCATCGGCTTCTGGTGCGAGGCGCatgccttctcctccagcacgaCGCACTTGGGGCATTCGGGCTCGATGTGGCATGGGTGATTTGGCGGATGCCCACACAGACGCGGAATGCTGCAGGGGTGGTTACACTGCGGTTGCCGCGTCCCGCACGGTACAGGCGGCTCCACCCACGTCTTCCGGCATCGGCAGTAGAGGCGCTCGTACGAGATGTGAGTGCATGGAGGGCAAGTACCTTGATGGCAGAGTCGCCCGCACTGATGCTCACCACATGTGAGCTTGCGAATACATATCTGCAGGCATGTGTGCTCCGCGTCGGTACAGCACGTGTTGGTGCAGCGGTGCTTGTGGCAGGACAACATGCGACGGCACACTTGACT from Leishmania braziliensis MHOM/BR/75/M2904 complete genome, chromosome 29 harbors:
- a CDS encoding putative DNA repair helicase, translated to MNIGDSGNIFVEKAHPAYAHVIDFLISCCEPVSRTQHMEQYRMDSSSLSAATAEGTYSLAMIEVILRHFRLNTAQELPVDLERCAALERLASELDESNESAEVDGLWASQAAVATKAASSLFAVHTPLPRCLYDVDLTGTLLASLNRPSADDAASSTLFSPHMRNDTLKTRIKSEKVEEEEGELLSAGGEGASALEPVLPRTAAPFPRPRSPATRVLQLFRPSSPAPASTAVMLRSPTADSQLKQAAPSAARPLISLAVVRPADVQRPLPELLAQMLKEEEKASRVQIVLQPGLRRFHQFEASRGAFFASTSATCRAAAPKGRNGAATGTPADRDDQQLFYFVQSRQRVHLELVLPALKEFLKPVVICGVERWILSDVDRSPLMNTSDIKDAERLTRDAGRPAVLRLLYEFPHVGTVSERTTTASTASRFVYKCQVRDGKLREVKERLFSKFGIRADCYYDYVQDRTLYVPNLTLARHVRLRPYQVASLERFRRGQRAHQGVIVLPCGAGKTLTGIGAAATMQTTTIVMCINNMSVFQWKREFLRWTDLTEDEVTVCTAKVKQRPGKVFITTYSMVIAKRGNADGAAAEESRAILQAMAAQPWGLLLLDEVHTALAHHFQDVLNTIKYKCVLGLSATLLREDDKIGDLRHLVGPKLYEANWLDLTRAGFLANVECAEVQCPMPPLFLQEYRDIQRTRTLLGTHAHRSHSGSRAGNGKRRRESVFQDDEDAREDEDHDEENGGAYRGRGRGHDLCGYLPSRSLRLASCNPYKLWCTQALLAFHQQRSPPDKAIIFCDYLADVRFFAHHLHLPFMDQRTSEAERANLLQYFQHSNDVNAIILTRVGDVALDLPCASVVIQVSGLGASRRQEAQRLGRILRPKPPSLDNTCAYFYTLVSQDTADVSTSYKRQSWLRDQGFAYRILHCDRVLHEFVRVGGRLCCVGPPQWWYQTHLTVSAAASSEMEVGAGVGVAHHDGLYWARFSAEASALVEAAFQHGRATCTLRGSDLGRDTPRPSSEELGRYPLLSTESWKVTFSSADAPQTFGTVLIGEGAPSSPLRERRVRRGCLDRSHQCISAAADHESRCISFARGAVLRGRNTRDSDSVIVAE